In Acropora muricata isolate sample 2 chromosome 13, ASM3666990v1, whole genome shotgun sequence, the DNA window ATCAATCCAACAGTTTGATCTAAATCAGTTTCATTACCTTTAGACACCGTCTGATTATTATATAGGTCGCAATTGCAAAacagaaaattattttcttcgGACTAACAACAGCTCatctaatgaaataaaaaaccaTTGTCTTAAAAGTATCCTTCCATCATCTGAAGTGGACAATAGGAGTAAAAAAACTCATATTCGTAAATCTAGTTCTCGTGAAGCCTACTTTtccctagtctccttcgcagccgttattagggtcgtcacgcaatgctcctccccaactaacggctgctcactcgagctctgcattcctttccctttgtcactgagaaccagtaacatgcatgtaattgttagcagctgcaccaatcatttttttttgttacatttgccgccaaaggtccaggtttccaagaaatggaagcctactccttattggtcaatttaaggaaaagGAATGCaaagctcgagtgagcagccatTAGTTGGGGAAGAacgttgcgtgacgaccctaataacggctgcgaaggagactaacttTTCTCCAAAATTGTTGTTCTCGACGAGCGACCAACGTGACATGTCACAGACAACGTGACATGTCACGGACAACTATGCATGTGgacaagagccataataggtcctattatggctcttgatGTGGACTGTGACCAAGCAAACAACTCGTACTCCTCTTCGTTCTTGTTCTCGCATCTAAAGCTGTCTAATTAGGAGTCAAAGACAGAAAATTCGTTGTTCGTAACTCCGGCTTTACGCTTCTGGATCGTCGTCCCCTTTCGTCACACCACCGATATTCCTCGAACCTTTTCTAATCAAGCTTGACTTTAACTTCTTACCTGCTGTGTTCATGATTCTGTAATTATAGTCTGGTGATTCACTTACAATGTTTACACGTCCGCCTGCAATATTTTGCAATGTATTGCTCGAGGCGAGGATTGTCCTTTTCTGTGCACATCTCGGGCGCTGCATTTGGTATGAGGCTACAATCACCAAGATCTCTGCATTCTGAAGAGAACAAGAAACAAGCACTGCTCAAGCTTCACTGAATCAGCGTTGATGCGTCTTCGTCCAGCAAGTCACATAATTAGCTGCGCTTACGGATGACACGATACAAGGAGCAGACatatcaacaacaagaaaaccgCCATGAAACAAACACTGAGGTCAAGGAAGTCACTTGCCTTCCTTATTTACTTTTCCTTCGTCAAGCAGTGCCCTTAGCTGAGTTTCGCTGAGCTCATTCAGATCTGTAAGGCAATTGTCAAATATAATTGCATTCATAAAAATTAGATTGCACTTACACATTGAATGATAATACGCCATTGACGGTATTATTCACAGTGATAAAATTTGTTGAATAAAATATCAGAACGGTAAAATATGACGTGGAAATGATCAACTCGAGCGGTACATCGTTTCAGTCAATCAGTTCGCTCCAAGAAACACGTGCGATTTCAGAACTTGCATAAGAGATTTCTTCTCAAGTTTCGATTGTATTAACTGTAAATTCTCAGAAGTGACAGTGTAAAACCAGATATCCCGGAAGGAACCGTAACCTTATCGCTGAAAGCAATGAACAAACTCAAAGCCCATTGTGGCGCTTGAAACTTAGTTACGCAAGACGTGAATAAAATGATCAGAATACAATTGACTCTAAAACCTGCAAGCTATGTATAAAACTGATTGATTTTCTTTTAGGCCAGTGACAAAGGATATCGTTTCAAAATATGGTGAGAGAAGCACTTTACAGCCAACAGAACTGAAATGCATAAGCGAAGGGGCAGGAGGGGGGCAGGCCGGGGGATGCAGCCCCTCTCCAGttctgaaaattttcaggtAAAACGCTTATGATTCGGGAAAGGTACTTGGGATAAATTAAATGAAGTGTCCGGCTTCTACAACACGACCAAACGGCCTATTGAAAAGTCTCAATGACTCTGCTGCCAATCTGCCGCAGGCATTTGCTGTAGCTCGCACGAAACGTCTTTCCCGCCAATTCGCAGAAAGCGAATGAAAAAATCGCTGCGAGGGAGTTATATTCCTCCACGCTCCAGATAGAGCCCTTGCAAGGTTTAAAGGACACGCTCCATTTGCATCGCATGTCCTTCGAGTTTTTGAGATTTGTCGTTGAGCAAaatcataatgataataatcatattaataaaataataattataataataataaaaatgataataataataacaacctAAATTCAGCATAGTTCTTAGCTGACCTTGTTCAAGGCGTGCCTTCAAGTCAGAGGGCCGCCTGAAATCCCGCACGTCTTGCTCCAGTAACTCtgtcaaaaaaacaaacaaaaaaaaaaagcaaatgtaAGAAAAAATTACGAGACAATATATTTACATATAAAATGTACTGTTCAAGCGCGTCAGCGGGCTATAACTGAAATTTTACGAACCCTCCTCGCTTACCTCTCAACGTAGGTTCTCTACGTAGGTAACTGCTGGAATCACGCATCCGTTCATCACTGAGAGGCCGTAATTCTGCAAAATGTAAAATGATACATGTAATGTCTCGTTGACCTCCATTCCAGCCATTCCATTAGGCTTAGGACACCCCCCAATAACAGACCCTGTGAAACCCGACCCAATGGATTTCCCCACACCCAATGAAATTTAGCCTCTAGTCAGCTAGTGAAATTTTTAACTTAACCTGGCTAGTTTGTGGCTTCCCCTGTGCGACTTTT includes these proteins:
- the LOC136896493 gene encoding uncharacterized protein, with the protein product MDRLLWACLALLMFCYVQSFTIRDYLRQRELRPLSDERMRDSSSYLRREPTLRELLEQDVRDFRRPSDLKARLEQDLNELSETQLRALLDEGKVNKEECRDLGDCSLIPNAAPEMCTEKDNPRLEQYIAKYCRRTCKHCEGPEKPPIAPILDCKDEDLEHCKNLKMLCDYEDKEDRYRLSIAYTKKYCRKTCSSCG